In Pseudomonas fluorescens, one genomic interval encodes:
- a CDS encoding acetyl-CoA carboxylase carboxyltransferase subunit alpha, translated as MNPNFLDFEQPIADLQAKIEELRLVGNDNSLNIGDEISRLQDKSRTLTEDIFGKLTSWQIARLARHPKRPYTLDYIEHIFTEFDELHGDRHFSDDAAIVGGVARLEDQPVMIIGHQKGREVREKVRRNFGMPRPEGYRKACRLMEMAERFKMPILTFIDTPGAYPGIDAEERNQSEAIAWNLRVMSRLKTPIIATVIGEGGSGGALAIGVCDQLNMLQYSTYAVISPEGCASILWKTAEKAPDAAEAMGITAERLKGLGIVDKVIGEPLGGAHRDPAAAAASIRAELSSQLAMLKKFDNEALLKRRYDRLMSYGL; from the coding sequence ATGAACCCGAATTTTCTAGATTTCGAACAGCCGATCGCCGACCTGCAAGCCAAGATCGAAGAGTTGCGCTTGGTCGGTAATGACAATTCGCTGAATATCGGCGATGAGATCTCCCGCCTGCAGGACAAGAGCCGCACGCTGACCGAAGACATCTTCGGCAAGCTGACCAGCTGGCAGATCGCACGCCTGGCGCGTCACCCGAAACGCCCGTACACCCTCGACTACATCGAGCACATCTTCACCGAGTTCGACGAACTGCACGGTGACCGTCACTTCTCCGACGACGCCGCCATTGTGGGTGGCGTGGCACGTCTGGAAGACCAGCCGGTGATGATCATCGGTCACCAGAAGGGCCGTGAAGTGCGCGAGAAGGTACGCCGCAACTTCGGCATGCCGCGTCCGGAAGGCTACCGCAAGGCCTGCCGTCTGATGGAAATGGCCGAGCGTTTCAAGATGCCGATCCTGACCTTCATCGACACCCCGGGTGCTTACCCCGGGATTGACGCTGAAGAGCGCAACCAGAGCGAAGCGATTGCCTGGAACCTGCGCGTGATGTCGCGCCTGAAGACCCCGATCATCGCCACCGTTATCGGTGAAGGTGGTTCCGGCGGTGCACTGGCGATCGGTGTCTGCGATCAGCTGAACATGCTGCAATATTCGACCTACGCGGTGATCTCGCCGGAAGGTTGCGCTTCGATTCTGTGGAAAACCGCCGAAAAGGCACCGGACGCCGCAGAGGCGATGGGCATCACTGCCGAGCGCCTGAAAGGCCTGGGCATCGTCGACAAGGTGATCGGCGAGCCACTGGGCGGCGCCCACCGTGATCCGGCCGCTGCCGCTGCGTCGATCCGTGCCGAGCTGAGCTCGCAACTGGCGATGCTGAAAAAGTTCGACAACGAAGCGCTGCTCAAGCGTCGTTACGATCGTCTGATGAGCTACGGTCTCTGA
- the tilS gene encoding tRNA lysidine(34) synthetase TilS produces the protein MGQSVSDLPSRLLRNLTAWRNAKAWRVAFSGGLDSTVLLHLLAHLAKHHSLPALSAIHIHHGLQAAADAWPAHCQSVCDALGVPLHVMRVTVQPGASLERAAREARYAAFASLTEAGDLFLTGQHRDDQAETLLFRLMRGAGVRGLSAMPAQRPLGQGTLLRPLLDITRAELEAYARAHQLNWIEDPSNQDRQFSRNYLRHQVLPLLTARWPQAQASMARSAAHLREAQGLLDELAQLDLAQAATPSELSWLGLPSLELAPLKSLSAARQRNALSHWLEPLTRLPDTDHWSGWNDLCGAASDASPVWRLADGELHRSAGRVWWLSGGWLRAPAVSVEWPDPSTPLRLANNGRVMFSGQTPVGPLRIGYRQGGELMHLAGRGHRDLKRLLNERAVPGFVRGRLPLLFRGAELLAVANLPGLDGQGPDGWKLHWQPTDEDQGLR, from the coding sequence ATGGGTCAGTCCGTGAGTGATCTGCCTTCCCGGCTTCTGCGCAATCTTACAGCTTGGCGCAACGCCAAGGCTTGGCGCGTGGCTTTCTCCGGCGGTCTGGATTCCACCGTCCTGCTGCATCTGCTTGCGCATCTCGCAAAACACCATTCCCTGCCGGCGCTCAGCGCCATCCATATCCACCATGGCCTCCAGGCTGCGGCTGATGCGTGGCCGGCGCATTGTCAGTCGGTCTGCGATGCGCTGGGTGTGCCGCTGCACGTGATGCGGGTGACGGTGCAACCCGGCGCCAGTCTTGAAAGAGCGGCGCGGGAGGCGCGGTATGCGGCGTTCGCATCGCTGACCGAGGCTGGGGATTTGTTTCTGACGGGTCAGCACCGTGACGATCAGGCCGAAACCCTGTTGTTTCGTTTAATGCGCGGTGCCGGTGTTCGCGGACTTTCGGCGATGCCGGCGCAGCGACCGTTGGGGCAGGGCACGCTGCTGCGGCCATTGCTCGATATCACGCGCGCCGAGCTTGAGGCTTACGCCCGCGCGCATCAGTTGAACTGGATCGAAGACCCGTCAAACCAGGATCGGCAGTTCTCGCGCAACTACCTGCGCCATCAGGTGCTGCCGTTGCTCACCGCGCGCTGGCCGCAGGCGCAGGCGAGCATGGCCCGCAGTGCGGCGCACCTGCGTGAGGCGCAAGGCCTGCTCGATGAGCTGGCGCAGCTCGATCTCGCGCAAGCCGCCACGCCGAGCGAGCTTTCATGGCTGGGCCTACCGTCGCTGGAGCTGGCGCCGCTGAAGAGTCTGTCCGCCGCTCGTCAGCGCAATGCACTCAGCCACTGGCTCGAACCGCTGACCCGGTTGCCCGACACTGACCATTGGTCGGGTTGGAACGACCTATGCGGTGCTGCCAGCGATGCATCCCCGGTCTGGCGTCTGGCCGACGGTGAGCTGCATCGCAGCGCCGGCCGGGTTTGGTGGTTGAGCGGAGGCTGGCTGCGGGCGCCAGCGGTCAGCGTCGAGTGGCCTGACCCGTCGACGCCGCTACGCTTGGCGAATAACGGGCGTGTCATGTTCAGCGGGCAGACTCCCGTCGGGCCGCTGCGCATTGGCTATCGGCAGGGCGGCGAGCTGATGCATCTGGCGGGGCGCGGCCACCGCGATCTCAAGCGCCTGCTCAATGAGCGCGCGGTGCCGGGCTTCGTCCGTGGCAGATTGCCGCTGCTGTTTCGCGGCGCAGAATTGCTCGCCGTGGCGAACCTGCCGGGGCTTGACGGGCAGGGGCCGGACGGCTGGAAATTGCATTGGCAGCCAACAGACGAAGATCAAGGTTTGAGATGA
- a CDS encoding CTP synthase, with protein MTRYIFVTGGVVSSLGKGIASASLAAILEARGLKVTMLKLDPYINVDPGTMSPFQHGEVFVTHDGAETDLDLGHYERFIRTTMTQNNNFTTGRVYEHVLRKERRGDYLGATIQVIPHITDEIKRRIIKGAGDADVALVEIGGTVGDIESQPFLEAIRQLRVEVGSKRAMLMHLTLVPYIATAGETKTKPTQHSVKELRSIGLQPDVLICRSDHPVDVSSRRKIALFTNVEERAVISLEDVDTIYKIPAVLHAQGLDDFVVERFGLQCNGADLSEWEKVVDAKLNPEHEVTIAMVGKYMELLDAYKSLIEAMSHAGITNRTKVNLRYIDSEDIENQGTALLEGVDAILVPGGFGLRGVEGKITAVQYARENKVPYLGICLGMQVAVIEFARNVLGWKDANSTEFDRASGHPVVGLITEWEDATGAVEVRTEASDLGGTMRLGAQECLLEAGSKVHDCYGKDVIVERHRHRYEVNNNLLPQIIEAGLKISGRSADAALVEVVEAPDHPWFVACQFHPEFTSTPRDGHPLFSGFVKAALAQHQKKA; from the coding sequence ATGACGCGCTACATATTCGTCACGGGCGGTGTTGTTTCTTCATTGGGGAAAGGCATTGCCTCGGCTTCATTGGCGGCCATCCTGGAGGCGCGGGGGCTTAAGGTCACCATGCTTAAGCTGGATCCGTACATCAACGTCGACCCGGGCACCATGAGCCCGTTCCAGCACGGTGAAGTGTTCGTCACCCACGACGGCGCCGAGACCGACCTGGACCTGGGCCACTATGAGCGGTTCATCCGCACGACCATGACCCAGAACAACAACTTCACCACCGGCCGTGTCTACGAGCACGTGCTGCGCAAAGAGCGCCGTGGTGACTACCTGGGTGCAACCATCCAGGTGATTCCGCACATCACCGACGAAATCAAGCGTCGCATCATCAAGGGTGCCGGCGATGCCGACGTGGCCCTGGTGGAAATCGGCGGTACCGTTGGCGACATCGAATCGCAACCGTTCCTCGAAGCCATCCGTCAACTGCGGGTGGAAGTCGGCTCCAAGCGCGCGATGCTGATGCACCTGACGCTGGTTCCGTACATCGCCACTGCCGGCGAAACCAAGACCAAGCCAACCCAGCACTCGGTCAAAGAGCTGCGTTCGATCGGCCTGCAGCCAGACGTGCTGATCTGCCGCTCCGACCATCCGGTGGATGTGTCGTCGCGTCGCAAGATCGCGCTGTTCACCAACGTTGAAGAGCGTGCGGTGATCTCCCTGGAAGACGTCGACACCATCTACAAGATTCCGGCCGTGCTGCACGCTCAGGGTCTGGACGATTTCGTCGTCGAGCGTTTCGGCCTGCAATGCAATGGCGCCGACCTGTCCGAGTGGGAAAAGGTCGTCGATGCCAAGCTCAATCCAGAGCACGAAGTGACCATCGCGATGGTCGGCAAGTACATGGAACTGCTGGACGCCTACAAGTCGCTGATCGAAGCGATGAGTCACGCCGGCATCACCAACCGTACCAAGGTCAACCTGCGTTACATCGATTCCGAAGACATCGAGAACCAGGGCACTGCGCTGCTCGAAGGTGTCGACGCGATCCTCGTTCCGGGCGGCTTCGGTCTGCGTGGCGTGGAAGGCAAGATCACTGCCGTTCAGTACGCTCGTGAAAACAAGGTGCCGTACCTGGGCATCTGCCTGGGCATGCAAGTGGCGGTTATCGAGTTCGCCCGTAACGTGCTGGGCTGGAAAGACGCCAACTCCACCGAATTCGATCGCGCCAGCGGCCATCCGGTCGTGGGTCTGATCACCGAGTGGGAAGACGCCACCGGCGCGGTTGAAGTGCGTACCGAAGCGTCCGATCTGGGCGGCACCATGCGCCTCGGCGCTCAGGAATGCCTGCTCGAAGCCGGCTCCAAGGTGCACGATTGCTACGGCAAGGACGTGATCGTTGAACGTCACCGTCACCGCTACGAAGTGAACAACAACCTGCTGCCACAAATCATCGAAGCCGGCCTGAAAATCTCCGGTCGCTCCGCTGATGCCGCGCTGGTTGAAGTGGTCGAAGCACCGGATCATCCATGGTTCGTCGCTTGCCAGTTCCACCCGGAGTTCACCTCGACGCCACGTGACGGTCACCCGCTGTTCAGCGGTTTCGTAAAAGCAGCGTTGGCTCAACACCAGAAGAAGGCGTAA
- the kdsA gene encoding 3-deoxy-8-phosphooctulonate synthase → MAQKIIRVGNIEIANDKPMVLFGGMNVLESRDMAMQVCEEYVKVTEKLGIPYVFKASFDKANRSSVTSYRGPGLEEGMRIFQDIKQAFGVPIITDVHEPDQAAVVAEVCDIIQLPAFLSRQTDLVVAMAKTNAVINIKKAQFLAPQEMKHILNKCVEAGNDQLILCERGSSFGYNNLVVDMLGFGIMKQFEYPVFFDVTHSLQMPGGRSDSAGGRRAQVTDLAKAGMSQSLAGLFLEAHPDPDNAKCDGPCALRLDKLEPFLAQLKALDELVKSFPTVETA, encoded by the coding sequence ATGGCACAGAAGATCATTCGCGTTGGCAACATCGAAATCGCCAACGACAAACCCATGGTGCTGTTCGGCGGCATGAACGTGCTGGAAAGCCGTGACATGGCCATGCAGGTTTGCGAAGAGTACGTGAAGGTCACCGAGAAACTCGGTATCCCTTACGTGTTCAAGGCCAGCTTCGACAAGGCCAACCGGTCTTCTGTGACTTCATATCGTGGTCCTGGCCTGGAAGAAGGCATGCGCATCTTCCAGGACATCAAACAAGCCTTCGGCGTGCCGATCATCACCGACGTCCACGAGCCTGATCAGGCCGCGGTCGTCGCTGAAGTCTGCGACATCATTCAGCTGCCGGCCTTCCTGTCGCGCCAGACCGATCTGGTCGTGGCGATGGCCAAGACCAACGCTGTGATCAACATCAAGAAAGCCCAGTTCCTCGCGCCTCAGGAAATGAAACACATCCTGAACAAGTGCGTGGAAGCGGGTAACGATCAATTGATCCTCTGCGAGCGTGGTTCGAGCTTCGGCTACAACAACCTCGTGGTCGACATGCTCGGCTTCGGCATCATGAAGCAGTTCGAGTACCCGGTATTCTTCGACGTGACTCACTCGCTGCAAATGCCTGGCGGTCGTTCCGACTCCGCCGGCGGTCGCCGCGCCCAGGTCACCGATCTGGCCAAGGCCGGCATGAGCCAGTCGCTGGCCGGTCTGTTCCTCGAAGCGCATCCGGATCCGGACAACGCCAAATGCGACGGCCCTTGCGCCTTGCGTCTGGACAAACTGGAGCCATTTCTGGCCCAGCTCAAAGCCTTGGACGAACTGGTGAAGAGTTTTCCGACGGTAGAAACCGCGTAA
- the eno gene encoding phosphopyruvate hydratase gives MAKIVDIKGREVLDSRGNPTVEADVLLDNGIIGSACAPSGASTGSREALELRDGDKSRYLGKGVLQAVKNINGPIRDLLLGTDPSDQKALDHAMIKLDGTENKATLGANAILAVSLAAAKAAAQDQDLPLYAHIANLNGTPGVYSMPVPMMNIINGGEHADNNVDIQEFMVQPVGAKTFSEGLRMGTEIFHHLKAVLKARGLSTAVGDEGGFAPNLASNEDALKVISEAVANAGYKLGTDVTLALDCAASEFYEDGKYNLSGEGQVFTAEGFADYLKGLTERYPIISIEDGLDESDWAGWKILTDKIGEKTQLVGDDLFVTNTKILKEGIDKKIANSILIKFNQIGTLTETLEAIQMAKAAGYTAVISHRSGETEDSTIADLAVGTSAGQIKTGSLCRSDRVSKYNQLLRIEEQLNGKAKYNGRSEFRG, from the coding sequence ATGGCAAAAATCGTCGACATCAAAGGTCGTGAAGTTCTCGACTCCCGTGGCAATCCCACCGTGGAAGCGGACGTGCTTCTCGACAACGGCATCATCGGCAGCGCCTGCGCGCCTTCCGGTGCATCCACTGGCTCGCGTGAAGCGCTCGAGCTGCGTGATGGCGACAAGAGCCGTTACCTGGGCAAGGGCGTGCTCCAGGCAGTAAAAAATATCAACGGTCCGATCCGCGATCTGCTGCTGGGCACCGACCCAAGCGACCAGAAAGCCCTCGACCACGCGATGATCAAGCTCGACGGTACCGAAAACAAGGCAACCCTGGGCGCCAACGCCATCCTCGCCGTTTCCCTGGCTGCGGCCAAAGCGGCTGCACAGGATCAGGATCTGCCACTGTACGCACACATCGCCAACCTGAACGGTACCCCGGGTGTGTACTCGATGCCGGTGCCGATGATGAACATCATCAACGGTGGCGAGCACGCCGATAACAACGTCGACATCCAGGAATTCATGGTGCAGCCGGTTGGCGCCAAGACGTTCTCGGAAGGTCTGCGTATGGGCACCGAGATTTTCCATCACCTCAAAGCTGTGCTGAAGGCCCGTGGCCTGAGCACCGCCGTTGGCGACGAAGGCGGTTTCGCACCGAACCTGGCGTCCAACGAAGACGCGCTGAAAGTGATCTCCGAAGCCGTGGCCAACGCCGGTTACAAGTTGGGCACCGACGTGACCCTGGCGCTGGACTGCGCGGCCAGCGAATTCTACGAAGACGGCAAGTACAACCTGTCCGGTGAAGGCCAGGTGTTCACCGCTGAAGGTTTCGCCGATTATCTGAAAGGCCTGACCGAACGTTATCCGATCATCTCGATCGAAGACGGTCTGGACGAGTCCGACTGGGCTGGCTGGAAGATCCTCACCGACAAGATCGGCGAGAAGACCCAACTGGTCGGCGACGACCTGTTCGTGACCAACACCAAGATCCTGAAAGAAGGCATCGATAAAAAGATCGCCAACTCGATCCTGATCAAGTTCAACCAGATCGGCACCCTGACCGAAACCCTGGAAGCCATCCAGATGGCCAAGGCTGCCGGTTACACCGCGGTGATCTCGCACCGTTCGGGCGAAACCGAAGATTCGACCATTGCCGACCTGGCCGTGGGCACTTCGGCTGGTCAGATCAAGACCGGTTCGCTGTGCCGTTCCGACCGCGTTTCCAAGTACAACCAACTGCTGCGTATCGAAGAGCAGTTGAATGGCAAAGCCAAGTACAACGGTCGCTCCGAGTTCCGCGGTTAA
- the ftsB gene encoding cell division protein FtsB: MRSPYWLFLVLLLLLAGLQYRLWVGNGSLAQVAELKQQIADQHAENEGLLERNRVMDAEVSELKKGMETVEERARHELGMVKDGETLYQLAQ; the protein is encoded by the coding sequence ATGCGCAGTCCTTACTGGTTGTTTCTCGTTTTGCTCTTGCTGCTGGCCGGTCTGCAGTACCGCCTGTGGGTGGGCAATGGCAGTCTGGCGCAGGTCGCCGAGCTGAAGCAGCAGATTGCTGATCAGCACGCCGAGAACGAAGGCTTGCTGGAGCGCAATCGGGTGATGGACGCTGAAGTCAGCGAGTTGAAAAAAGGCATGGAGACCGTTGAAGAGCGGGCTCGCCATGAGCTGGGCATGGTCAAGGACGGTGAAACCCTTTACCAGCTCGCGCAATGA
- the ispD gene encoding 2-C-methyl-D-erythritol 4-phosphate cytidylyltransferase, with product MIDSLPAFWAVIPAAGVGARMAADRPKQYLQLGGRTILEHSLGCFLDHPSLKGLVVSLAVDDPYWPNLACASDSRIQRVEGGTERSGSVLNALLHLHAQGADDDDWVLVHDAARPNLSRDDLDKLLVELADDAVGGLLAVPARDTLKRVDKHGRVLETVDRSVIWQAYTPQMFRLGALHRALADSLVADAVITDEASAMEWAGLAPRLIEGRADNLKVTRPEDLEWLRQRWANRR from the coding sequence ATGATCGATTCTCTGCCGGCCTTCTGGGCCGTGATTCCTGCCGCGGGCGTCGGTGCCCGAATGGCCGCAGACCGTCCCAAGCAATACCTGCAACTGGGCGGGCGCACAATTCTCGAACACAGCCTCGGCTGTTTCCTTGATCACCCGAGCCTCAAGGGGCTGGTGGTCAGTCTGGCTGTTGATGATCCTTATTGGCCAAACCTGGCTTGCGCCAGCGACTCGCGGATTCAGCGGGTCGAGGGCGGCACGGAGCGTTCCGGGTCGGTGCTGAACGCTTTGCTGCATTTGCATGCGCAGGGTGCCGATGACGATGACTGGGTGCTGGTGCACGATGCGGCACGGCCCAACCTGAGTCGCGACGATCTCGACAAGTTGCTGGTTGAACTGGCGGATGATGCCGTCGGCGGTCTGCTGGCCGTGCCGGCGCGCGATACCCTGAAGCGGGTCGACAAGCACGGTCGTGTGCTTGAAACCGTGGATCGCAGCGTGATCTGGCAAGCCTATACGCCGCAGATGTTCCGTCTCGGTGCCTTGCATCGGGCGTTGGCCGACAGTCTGGTGGCGGATGCGGTGATTACCGATGAAGCCTCGGCGATGGAGTGGGCCGGTCTGGCGCCGCGCCTGATCGAAGGGCGAGCGGACAACCTCAAGGTCACCCGGCCGGAAGACCTTGAGTGGTTGCGTCAACGCTGGGCCAATCGCCGCTAA
- a CDS encoding LysR substrate-binding domain-containing protein, which produces MSENRWEGIDEFVAVAECSQFTAAAERLGVSSSHISRQIVRLEDRLQTRLLYRSTRRVTLTEAGQTFLQHCQRLQDGREEALRAVGDLTSEPKGMLRMTCAVAYGERFIVPLVTRFMGQYPQLRVDIELSNRQLDLVHEGLDLAIRLGRLQDSRLVATRLAPRRMYLCASPSYVERYGRPHSLSELSRHNCLIGSSDLWQLEQNGREFSQRVQGNWRCNSGQAVLDAALQGVGLCQLPDYYVLEHLHSGALISLLEAHQPPNTAVWALYPQQRHLSPKVRKLVDYLKEGLAERPEYRG; this is translated from the coding sequence ATGTCCGAAAACCGCTGGGAAGGTATCGACGAGTTCGTCGCCGTCGCCGAATGCAGCCAATTCACCGCTGCGGCCGAACGCCTTGGGGTTTCTTCCTCACACATCAGTCGACAAATCGTACGGCTGGAGGATCGATTACAGACGCGCCTGCTCTACCGCAGCACCCGTCGTGTGACCCTGACCGAAGCCGGTCAGACCTTTCTGCAGCATTGTCAGCGCCTGCAGGACGGTCGCGAAGAAGCTCTGCGCGCGGTCGGCGACCTGACCAGCGAACCGAAAGGCATGCTGCGCATGACCTGCGCCGTGGCCTATGGCGAGCGGTTTATCGTGCCGTTGGTGACGCGGTTCATGGGGCAATACCCGCAACTGCGCGTTGATATCGAGCTGAGTAACCGCCAACTCGACCTGGTGCATGAAGGGTTGGATCTGGCGATCCGCCTGGGTCGCCTGCAGGATTCTCGATTGGTCGCCACCCGCCTGGCGCCGCGTCGGATGTACCTGTGCGCGTCTCCGTCCTACGTGGAACGGTATGGCCGCCCACACAGCTTGTCGGAACTGAGCCGGCACAATTGCCTGATCGGCAGTTCGGACCTGTGGCAACTGGAACAGAACGGCCGGGAGTTTTCCCAGCGCGTACAGGGAAACTGGCGCTGCAACAGTGGGCAAGCGGTGCTGGATGCGGCGCTGCAAGGGGTCGGCTTGTGTCAGTTGCCGGACTATTACGTGCTGGAGCATTTGCACAGTGGTGCGCTGATTTCGCTGCTGGAGGCGCATCAGCCGCCGAATACGGCGGTGTGGGCGTTGTATCCACAGCAGCGGCATTTGTCGCCGAAGGTGCGCAAGCTGGTGGATTACTTGAAGGAAGGATTGGCCGAGCGGCCGGAGTATCGGGGCTGA
- a CDS encoding S-(hydroxymethyl)glutathione dehydrogenase/class III alcohol dehydrogenase, producing MIKSRAAVAFEAKKPLEIVEVDVAMPKAGEVLLRVVASGVCHTDAYTLSGADPEGIFPSILGHEGGAIVEAIGEGVTSVAVGDHVIPLYTPECGQCKFCKSGKTNLCQAIRATQGKGLMPDGTSRFSYKGQTIFHYMGTSTFSEYTVLPEISVAKIAKDAPLEKVCLLGCGVTTGIGAVINTAKVKPGDTVAIFGLGGIGLSAVIGAVKAKAARIIAIDINPAKFEIAKQLGATDCVNPKDFDRPIQEVIVDMTDGGVDFSFECIGNVQLMRAALECCHKGWGESVIIGVAGAGQEISTRPFQLVTGRVWRGSAFGGVRGRTELPSYVDMAQSGEIPLDTFITHTMGLEDINKAFDLMHEGKSIRTVIHF from the coding sequence ATGATCAAGTCGCGCGCCGCCGTTGCCTTCGAGGCCAAGAAGCCGCTGGAAATCGTAGAAGTCGATGTGGCCATGCCCAAGGCCGGTGAAGTGTTGCTGCGCGTGGTGGCTTCCGGGGTTTGCCACACCGATGCCTACACCCTGTCTGGTGCGGATCCGGAAGGCATCTTCCCGTCGATCCTTGGCCACGAAGGTGGCGCGATCGTTGAAGCCATCGGCGAGGGCGTCACCTCGGTCGCCGTCGGTGACCACGTGATTCCGCTGTACACCCCGGAATGCGGCCAGTGCAAATTCTGCAAGTCGGGCAAGACCAACCTGTGCCAGGCGATTCGAGCCACTCAGGGCAAAGGCCTGATGCCGGACGGCACTTCGCGCTTTTCCTATAAGGGCCAAACGATTTTCCACTACATGGGTACTTCGACGTTCTCGGAATACACCGTACTGCCGGAAATCTCCGTGGCGAAAATCGCCAAGGATGCGCCGCTGGAAAAGGTCTGCCTGCTCGGTTGCGGCGTAACCACCGGTATCGGCGCGGTAATCAACACTGCGAAGGTCAAGCCAGGTGACACCGTGGCGATCTTCGGTCTCGGCGGCATCGGTCTGTCGGCAGTCATCGGTGCAGTGAAAGCCAAGGCTGCGCGGATCATCGCCATCGACATCAACCCGGCCAAGTTCGAGATCGCCAAGCAGTTGGGCGCCACCGATTGCGTCAACCCGAAAGACTTCGATCGTCCGATCCAGGAAGTGATCGTCGACATGACCGACGGCGGCGTCGACTTCTCCTTCGAGTGCATCGGCAACGTGCAACTGATGCGCGCGGCGCTGGAATGCTGCCACAAGGGCTGGGGCGAATCGGTGATCATCGGTGTTGCCGGTGCCGGTCAGGAAATTTCGACCCGTCCGTTCCAGCTGGTGACCGGTCGCGTCTGGCGTGGTTCGGCATTTGGCGGCGTGCGTGGTCGTACCGAGTTGCCAAGCTACGTTGACATGGCGCAGAGCGGCGAGATTCCGCTGGATACTTTCATTACCCACACCATGGGTCTGGAAGATATCAACAAGGCCTTCGACCTGATGCACGAAGGCAAGAGCATCCGTACCGTCATTCATTTCTGA
- the fghA gene encoding S-formylglutathione hydrolase — protein MSLENISCQKSFGGWHKRYRHRSDVLGCDMVFAVYLPPQAEQGGKLPVLYWLSGLTCTDENFMQKAGAMRMAAELGLIIVAPDTSPRGPDVPGDPDGAWDFGLGAGFYLNATQEPWSRHYRMHDYVVQELPSLVEAHFPASDKRSISGHSMGGHGALVCALRNPGRYQSVSAFSPINNPMDCPWGQKAFSRYLGEDRSKWKEWDACALIADADEKLPLLVDQGDRDDFLATQLKPEALQQAAKQAGHPLTLRLQPGYDHSYFFISSFIDDHLQHHARALRG, from the coding sequence ATGAGTCTGGAAAACATCTCCTGTCAGAAAAGTTTCGGCGGCTGGCACAAGCGCTATCGCCACCGTTCCGACGTGCTCGGCTGCGACATGGTGTTTGCCGTATACCTGCCGCCGCAAGCGGAGCAGGGTGGCAAGCTGCCGGTGCTGTACTGGCTGTCCGGTCTGACCTGCACCGACGAGAACTTCATGCAGAAGGCCGGGGCGATGCGCATGGCCGCCGAACTCGGTCTGATCATCGTCGCGCCGGACACCAGTCCGCGCGGCCCGGATGTGCCGGGTGATCCAGATGGCGCCTGGGATTTCGGCCTTGGCGCCGGGTTCTATCTGAATGCCACGCAGGAACCATGGTCGCGCCACTATCGGATGCATGACTATGTCGTGCAGGAATTGCCTTCATTGGTTGAAGCGCATTTCCCGGCGTCGGACAAACGCAGCATCAGCGGCCACTCCATGGGCGGTCACGGTGCGCTGGTCTGCGCGCTGCGCAATCCGGGGCGTTACCAGTCGGTGTCGGCGTTTTCGCCGATCAACAACCCGATGGATTGTCCGTGGGGGCAGAAAGCATTCTCCCGCTATCTGGGCGAAGACCGTTCCAAGTGGAAAGAATGGGATGCCTGCGCGCTGATTGCTGACGCCGACGAGAAACTGCCGTTGCTGGTCGATCAGGGGGATCGCGATGACTTCCTCGCCACGCAGCTCAAACCCGAAGCCCTGCAACAAGCTGCAAAACAAGCGGGTCATCCGCTGACGCTGCGCCTGCAACCGGGCTACGACCACAGCTATTTCTTCATCTCAAGCTTCATTGACGACCACTTGCAGCATCACGCACGCGCCCTGCGCGGTTAA
- the ispF gene encoding 2-C-methyl-D-erythritol 2,4-cyclodiphosphate synthase: MRIGHGYDVHRFAEGDFITLGGVRIAHGFGLLAHSDGDVLLHALSDALLGAAALGDIGKHFPDTDPQFKGADSRVLLRHVVALIHAKGWKVGNVDNTIVAQAPKMAPHIEAMRALIAADLQVELDQVNVKATTTEKLGFIGREEGIAVHSVALLLRA; the protein is encoded by the coding sequence ATGCGTATTGGCCACGGCTACGATGTTCACCGTTTCGCTGAAGGCGATTTCATTACTCTGGGCGGCGTGCGTATTGCACACGGCTTCGGGCTGCTCGCTCATTCCGACGGTGACGTCCTGCTGCATGCCTTGAGCGATGCCTTGCTCGGCGCGGCCGCGCTGGGCGATATCGGCAAGCACTTTCCGGACACCGACCCGCAATTCAAGGGCGCCGACAGCCGTGTGCTGCTGCGGCATGTGGTCGCGCTGATCCACGCCAAGGGTTGGAAAGTCGGCAACGTCGACAACACCATCGTCGCTCAGGCGCCGAAAATGGCCCCGCATATCGAAGCGATGCGCGCGTTGATCGCCGCCGATCTGCAAGTTGAACTGGATCAAGTGAACGTGAAAGCTACCACCACCGAAAAGCTCGGCTTTATCGGTCGCGAAGAAGGCATCGCCGTGCATTCCGTTGCCTTGTTGCTGCGCGCATGA